The genomic segment AAAATTTGTTATGATATAAATAGTGGCATTTTAAAATTATTAAAACAAGATGGACTATCTAATATAAAAGATGCCATTGGAATAGATATTAAAAGATAAAGAAGGATTATTTTTGATAAAATTTAATAAAACTACACTAAAAAATAAGCTAGAAGTTTATCATATACCTGTTAACAAGGGCTCAAAAGTTATAAGTGTAGATATATTTTACAAAGTTGGGTCCAGAAATGAGACTATGGGTAAAAGCGGGATAGCTCACATGCTAGAACATTTAAATTTCAAATCAACAAAAAACCTAAAAGCTGGAGAATTTGATGAGATAGTAAAAGGATTTGGTGGAATAAATAATGCTTCTACTGGATTTGATTATACACATTATTTCATAAAATGCTCAAATGAAAATCTAAAAAAAAGCTTAGATTTATTTGCTGAACTTATGAAGAATTTAAAACTAAAAGATAGTGAATTTCAACCAGAAAGAGATGTTGTTGCAGAAGAAAGAAGATGGAGAACTGATAATAATCCATTGGGATATTTGTATTTTAGGCTTTACAATAATGCTTTTATGTATCATCCATATCACTGGACACCAATAGGCTTTATAAATGATATAAGAAATTGGAATATTAATAATATAAAAGAATTTCACTCAACATATTATCAACCAAAAAATGCAATACTAATAATAAGTGGCGATATCTCAAAAGACGATGCATTTAAACTAGCAAAAGATAGTTTTGAGAATATAAAAAATACAAAACAAATACCAAAATTACACTGCATAGAACCAAAACAAGATGGTGAAAAAAGAGCTATAATATACAAAGATAGCCCTACTCAAATGATTGCAATTGCATATAAAATACCGCCATTTAATCACGAAGATCAAATAGCTTTAAATGCTATGAGTGAATATCTAGCAAACGGCAAAAGCTCTATTTTACAAGATATCTTAGTAGAACAAAAACAGCTTGTAAATCAAATATATGCATATCCTATGAGCAGTATAGATGAAAATCTTTTTGTATTCCTTGCAGTTTGTAATCCAGACATTAAAGCAGAAGATATAGAAAAAGAAATTTTACAAATAATATCAAATATAAAAGAAAAAGAGATAGATGAAGATGATATTTTAAGAGTTAAAAATATCATAAAAACAGATTTTGTATACTCATTTGATAGTGCTTCCAAGGTTGCTAGCTTATATGGCAGTTATCTAGCAAAAGGTGACATAAAACCTTTATATAAGCTGGAGGAAAGCATAGAAAATATAGACAAAGAGATGCTAAAAGAGGCTGCAAAAAAATACTTTATAGCAAAAAACTCAACCACGGTTATACTAAAAAAGGAAGAGGGATGAAACAACAAATTATAGGTGCAATGACGGCATTGATAACACCATTTAAAAATAATAAAATAGATGAAGAAACTTATGAAAAACTAATCCTTAGACAGATAAAAAACGGGATAGATGCCGTGGTGCCGGTTGGAACAACTGGAGAAAGTGCAACTCTAACCCATGATGAGCATAGAGTTTGTATAGAAATAGCAGTTAATGTCTGTAAAAATACAAATACAAAAGTGTTAGCTGGAGCTGGAAGTAATGCTACGCATGAAGCTATAGATATAGCTCAGTTTGCACAAAAAAATGGAGCAGACGGTATACTTTCCGTAGCACCTTATTACAACAAGCCTATGCAAAATGGGCTATATGAACACTATAAAGCTATAGCAAATAGCATAGATATACCAGTTTTATTGTATAATGTGCCAGGCAGAACAGGCTCTGATATAATGCCCCAAACGGCTCTTAAGCTTTTTAAAGATTGTAAGAATATATATGGCATAAAAGAAGCAACAGGAAAAATAGATAGATGTGTTGATCTTTTGGCACACGAACCTGCTTTGGTAGTAATAAGCGGAGAAGATGCTATAAATTACCCTATTTTAGCAAATGGTGGCAAGGGTGTCATATCTGTAACATCAAATTTATTACCAGATAATATATCTGATTTAACACATTTAGCTTTAGAAGAAAAATTCATACAAGCTAAAAAAATAAATGATATGTTATATGATATTAATAAAATTATGTTTTGTGAAAGCAATCCAATACCAGTAAAAGCAGCTATGTATTTAGCTGGATTAACACCTGTGCTTGAATATAGATTGCCATTAACAAAACCAAGTAACGAAAACTTAAAAAATATAGAAAAAATTATGAAAAACTATAATATAAAAGGATTTTAATGTATTTAAAAGATGATTTTCAAAACAAAACTTTAGTAATTAGTGGTGGAACCAGAGGGATAGGAAGATCTATTGTCTTAGAATTTGCAAAAATGGGTGCAAATATTGCTTTTACTTATAATTCAAACGAAGAACTTGCAAAACAACAAGCATTGGAATTAGAAAAAGAATATAACATAAAAGCCAGAGCTTATGCCTTAAACATACTAGAGCCAGAAATGTATAAAGATTTGTTTTTAAAAATAGATGAAGATTTTGATAGAGTTGATTTTTTTATATCAAACGCAATTATAGCTGGTCGTTCTGTAGCTGGCGGTTATACTAAATTTTTAAAATTAAGACCAAGAGGAATAAATAATATCTTTACAGCAACAGTAAATGCATTTGTTGTTGGAGCTCAAGAAGCGGCAAAAAGAATGCAAAAAGTTGGAGGTGGAAGCATAATATCTCTTTCATCAACTGGAAATTTAGTCTATATACAAAACTATGCTGGTCACGGAACAGCAAAAGCAGCTGTTGAAGCAATGGCAAGGTATGCAGCAACAGAACTTGGAGAGTTTAATATAAGAGTAAATATAGTAAGTGGTGGCCCTATAGACACAGATGCTTTAAAAGCATTTACAAACTACGAAGAGGTTAAAGAAGTTACATCAAAACTTAGTCCTTTAAACAGAATGGGACAACCTGATGATTTAGCAGGTGCTTGTCTATTTTTATGCTCAAGCAAAGCAAGCTGGGTAACAGGACATACATTTGTTATCGACGGAGGAACAACATTTAAATGAGTCTAAATCTGCCAAATGCGCTAGCTTTTTTTAGAATACTTTTAGCACCATTGATGTTTTACATACTTATAAATGCACAATCTAATTTTTCAGATGTGCATATAAGTTGGATAAATTATTTTGCTGGACTTATTTTTGTTATAGCTAGTGTAACAGACTTTTTTGATGGATATATAGCAAGAGCATGGGACCAAAAAACAAAACTTGGTGCCATACTTGACCCATTGGCTGACAAAATGCTTATATTGGCAGCTTTCTTAGGTCTTATGATGATACAAAGAGCAAATCCTTGGGCTGTATATATAATACTAGTAAGGGAGTTTTTTATAACTGGTTTTAGGGTTGTTGTTGCAAGTGAGGGTTTAAATGTTTCGGCTTCTATAGCTGGAAAAATAAAAACAGTTTTTCAAATGATAGCCATAGGATGGCTTGTAATGCAATGGTCATTTTCAGATGTATTGCTTTGGTTCTCAGTAATTTTAACACTATATTCAGGTCTTGAATACATTATAACTTATATAAAAGCAAAATAAGAAAAAACCTTAAATTATAAACTTTTTACATCAACAGATACGGCGCTAGTCTTAAGTTCCTTTAGCTCATAAAACAGATAATAATATATTAATTCATCTGGATTTAAGCTTTTATTAACAAACACAGGTTCAATCATATTCATGATCTTATCAGACAAACTAGCAACCTCGACTAATAAAAGTTCATCTGATCTATTTTTTGCAACCTTAATACAATTAGAAAATAAAGAAAAAATAGACTCAAATTCGTTTAAAACAACATTTGAAACTATCTTTGAATCATTATAAACTATTTTATTTAATTTCTCTTTGAGATCAACTAAAGCAACCAATGTTTCTTTTATTTTATTTTTATGCTTTGCTGTATTTTTGTAGCCTTTTTTGGAAGAATTGCCATATTCAACAACAAGCAAGTCTATCGTCTCTTCTATAAATTCCAAGCTCTGCTTTAAATTTTTATTTATATTTGGATCAACACCATTTTTCTTCATCTTATGTCTTAAGAGCATTTGGATTTGTTGCAAATAAGAGCTTATACTTTCATAGTAATCTTCATCGTTAAAAACTCTTTTAAAAAAAGAACTTTCATTTCGACTTTTTAAGTTTTTGTTTTTTAGATTTTCCATCATATTATTAAACTCAATTACACTTAAATTTGATTGGTTTTCAATATTATCATTATTGATATTTTCAAAAGTGGTAATATATTGTTCTAGCTTTTCTATATCTTTTTTTATAGCATTAAAATTCACATAAATCTCTTATAAATATTTTTAAAAATATTATACTAAAAATATAAAAAATTTAAAATAAAAAACATTTTAATGAAAATTAAGGATATAGATATTTATTTAAACCTGATTTTTGGCAGACTTTTTTATATCAAGTTTACTTAGTCTGTAAAAAATGCTTAAAAACAAAGAAAACATAAGAAGATTAAAAAACCTAGTAGTATTAATAAAATTATTACTTTAAAAAACAAGAAGATATTGAAAATGTATGAATGGTGCGCCCGAGAGGATTCGAACCTCTGGCCTTTTGAACCGCAATCAAATGCTCTATCCAGCTGAGCTACGAGCGCAAGAAGTAGTAAAGTAAAATACTTATTTAGATTTGTGATTTTATCAAAATATCCTTAAATTAAACATAGTTTGAATAAATTTATACTTTTTTTAGTGATAACTTGTTAATCTTTAGAATAAAAATAAATTTCAAATAATTAAAAAGGATAAAGATGAATAATTTTTTTGACAGCTTAAAAGAGATAAAAAAGGATATGGTAAAAGAGCAAAAATCAGCTCAACCAAAAACAATAACAAAAGAAGATGTGATAGCAAAAAAAGAAAAAAAACTAAGAGATGATTTCTTGGCGTATATAAAAGATTGCAATATAAAGAAGATTTAAATCTTGATTCAATCATATAAATTTGAAATTTTCGGTCTAGTTCAAGGTGTTGGATTTAGACCTTTTGTGTATTTATTGGCAATCAAACACAACCTTTTTGGTAATGTATACAATGATGATAGTGGTGTAAAAATCAGCATTTATGGAGATGAAAATAATATAAAAATTTTTGAAAAGGAGCTAGTTAAAAAACTACCCCCGCTTGCTAGAATTGATGATATAAAAAAATACAAAATAGATGAAAAATTTGATAAATTTGAAATTATAGAATCCAAACAAGCAAAAAAAATATCACCAATACTTCCTGATTTTGCACTTTGTAAAGATTGTGAAAGAGAATTTTTTGCTCCAACAAATCACAGATTTAACTATCCATTTATAAATTGCACAAACTGTGGCCCTAGATTTAGTATAATACAGTCATTACCATATGACAGAAAAAACACAACAATGAGTGTATTTAAAATGTGTAAAACTTGTGAAAGTGAATACACAAATCCTTTAGACAGAAGATACCATGCACAGCCAATTTCTTGCCCCGATTGTGGGCCTAGGTTAATGCTGAAAGATAAAGATAAAAATATATTATCTATAGATGAAAAAGCTATAAAAACAGCATGTAATCTAATAAATAATGGAAAAATACTTGCCATAAAAGGCCTTGGTGGATTTCATTTAGTTTGCAATGCATTTGATGAAAATGTAGTTAATAAATTAAGAGAGAAAAAACATAGGCGTCATAAACCATTTGCGATAATGTCAAAAAATATAGGCTCAGCAAAACAAAATGCTCATATATCAAAAGACGAAGAAGAGCTTTTGATATCAAATTTAAAACCAATAGTTCTTTTAAAAACAAAAAAACAAACAAAAATAGCAAAAAGTGTAGCTCCAAATTTAAACAAAATAGGATTAATGCTTCCATTTAGCGGAATTCATCTAGCTCTTTTTAAGTATCTAAAATGTGATATAATAGCAACTAGTGCAAATATATCATCGCAACCAGTTATATGCAAAGAAGATCAGCTATTAAATTCCTTATCAGATGTTATTGATTTTTATTTAGATCACGATAGAGAGATATTTTCTCCAAGCGATGATAGTATAGGATTTGTAAACAATAAAAAGACATTTTTTACAAGAACATCAAGAGGACTTAACCCAAATTTTATAAACACAAACTCAAACAAAAAAGGAGTTTTTTTGGCACTCGGAGCCGAGCTTAAAAATCAATTTGCTATATATAACAACGGAACTATAATTATAAGTCCATATATAGGCGATTTAAAAAATGTAGCAACCTTTGATAGATTTTTAGATGTCTTAAACTTATTTCAAAGTACATATGAGCTTAAATTTGATGAAGTTATAGCTGACTTACACCCTCAATTTTTGAACTTAAAATATGCTAAGTCCAAACAATACAAAATAACGCAAATTCAACACCATTATGCACATTTGCTTAGTGTTATTCTTGAAAATAATCTATCTTTGGATAAAAAATATCTTGGATTTTGTTTTGATGGAACTGGTTTTGGGGATGATGGTAAAATTTGGGGCGGCGAAGTTTTTGAAATAAATGGCAAAAATTATAATAGACTCTATCATTTTGATGAATTTTTATTGTTAGGTGGAGAAAGTAGCATAAAAAATATATATAAATTAGCACTTAGTGTGATATTTAAATACGATATAGAAGTTGAAGCTAGAGAATTTTTGAATCAATTTGATAGCAAAACTATAAAAAATTTAAAACTAATATCAAAAAATAATCAATCATCAATAAAAACAAGCTCTCTTGGTAGGATATTTGATGCTTTTGCTTGTATAGTGCTTGATATAAAAAATATAAGCTATGAAGCACAAACTGGGATGGAGCTTGAAAAATTTTATGATGAAAATTTAGATTTTAGCTATGAATTTAAATTAGATGATGGTATTATAAATTTTAAAGATGCTTTTTTAGGTGCTTTAAAAGATGACAAGACAAAAGCTTCAACTGGATTTATAAACGGAGTAGCAAACTTAATGTGCAAAATAGCAATAAAAGAAGATTTGGAGGTTATTTTTTCTGGTGGTGTTTTTCAAAATAGCATACTTTTAAATGCAATTCATAATAAATTCAAACATCATAATATAAAATATTATGAAAATTCAAAATTTTGTTCCAATGATTCAAATATATGCTTAGGACAAATTCAATATCTCTTAATATAAAGGATAACCATGGATGAAATTATAAGATTTAGTGTATCTTTGCCAAAACCTCTATTAAACGAATTAGATAACAGAATAGAAGAAAAAGGGTATGTGTCAAGAAGTGAGTTTATAAGAGATATGATTAGAGAAAAAATGGTTCAAGATAGCTGGAACAATGAAAAAAATACGTTAATTGGTGTTTTAACACTAATATACGAACATCATCATAGCGATCTTGTTTTAAGAATGCTAGAACTTCAACACGATGCCGATATAGAAATAATTTGCACAACACATATACACCTTAACCATGAAAATTGCCTTGAAACATTAGTATTAAAAGGTAGAGGAAAAAAAATAAAAAAATTTTGTGATAGAATTGGTGGTCTAAAAGGTGTAAAGCTATGCGAACTTACCAAAACAGCAGTAACACATAGCTAATCTTAATCTCTAAATATAAGTCTTTTTATCTTATTTAGCCCCAATTTCATACCGCTATATCTCATTATTTTAGCCATTTGTTTCCAAATAGGTAATTCATAGCATGGGTGTGGGCATTTATGGCATCTTGGTTTTTCTGTATGTGGACATCTTTTTAGTCTTTCATAGGCATAATTTGCAATTTGCATACATTCATCACATAAACAAACATCTATATTTAGCACATTGTCTTCACCATTAAAATCAATAGAAATACTCCTTTGTGTTTTTTTATTGTCTTTATGTTTATCATCACAATAAAGCTGAATAAATTTTGTTACAGTTTGTATTTCACTTTTAAATTTATCTTTTGTCATTTTTCTATATCTTTACTTTTTTATTTAACATAAATATAACAAAAAAAATATATAAATTCATTAAGATAAATCAAGAAAATAACAAAAAAAATAATTATTTTAATATTTTTTCGTTGAGATTTAAAAATTACAGAATACAATTTGTATACAAAAGTAAAAAATTGCTTTAAGTATAGTGTTTTATTGCTTATTGTATTTATTATTTTTTTAAGCTTAAATTTGTTTGTAATAAATCCTATAAAAAGCATAGAAGCTGGTAGAAATATCATTTATATGATAGCAGAAAAAGACTTGCTTATGGTGTTAATTGATTATATAAATATTTTTATGATACAAAACAACAAGTAAAAACAAATCATATATAAAACAAATAAATATACTAAATGACCAAAAAACACATTAATAGCATATTTTTTACTGATAAGTATAATTTAGCAAGATGAGTTGTAATAAAGATGTAGTTAGATAAATAAAAGAACTTTAATTAAGAAATGAAATTCTAAAATGCTAAACGATGACACAATAAAAGCCGAAGATATATTCTATAAAGATGATTTAAAGAATAAACTTTAAATTATTAAATTGAATTTTTATAAAAATATATTAGAATATGCAAAATTATAAATTAGGAACAAAAAATGCAGCAAGACAATTTAGAATTTTGGAAAAATCAAGCACTTAAATATAAAAATAACATAAAAGCTGTAAATTTTGATTCAAATTCGGAAGAACTGGAGAAATTATTTTTAGAAAAATACATTCCAGATAATAAAATTGTTTGTGATTTTGGTTGTGGAAATGGTTTAAACATCATAAATCTGGCCAAACAAAGACCAAAATCTATATTTTATGGAATAGATGCTGTAAAGGAAATGATAGAAAATGCAAACAGTCAAATACAATCTTTGCAAAATATAAAATTCTTAAATTTATCTGCAACAGATAATTTGTCTGATAAACTTCAAATAAAATTTGACATTATTATAAGCAAGAGATTGTTGATAAATTTAAAAGGTGATTTAAAGTATAAAGCTATAAATAATATATATAAATGTTTAAAGCAAGATGGTATGTATATTATGATGGAAGCTTTTATAGAGCCACTAGAAAAAATAAATAAATTAAGAGCAGCTTTGAATCTTGAACCAATTCAAGTACATCATTTTAATGAATATCTGAAAAATGAATTTTTAGATGATATAAAAGACAAATTTAAGATCAAAGAAATTTGTGATTTTAATAGTATTTATTATTTTATATCTAGAGTTTTAAATGCTGCAAACTCAAGTCCCAACAATCCATCTTATGATAGTAAATTAAATCAAATAGCATTAGCTTTATCAAAAACAGAAAATTTAAAGATAGATGGATTGTCTCCAGAAATTATGTATATTTTTAAAAAACTATAAATGGGTAAAAATAAAAAATTTCTTATTTTTAAAATTATTTTAATATTTTTTGAAATAATATTTACCATTTAAACAAAAAGAATAAGCATAAATTTAAAATTACGTACAAAACTTATGCTTATCATGGTTTTTGCTATGTATTGTCGCATTATCAACTTTGTATTTTAAAGAATATTACAACAGATACAAACAGGCTAAGATTTTACCAAAAATTATTTATTAAGTTTCATGTATAGAAAATTAATTTATCAAATACAAATAAAGCGTGAGTTAGTATGAGATAGACTGCAAATTGTATTGTAGCCACAAAAACAAAACTGAAAAATCACAGAAAAATAGTTGATAATCTTTTTAAAATTTTATGATATTTTACATCAAGTAAAACTGAACGATGATTTTTGGCTAAAGCTCAAAAGTGAAATTCTTAAAGATATTAGACTAGATATTGAGAATAAAATTGATATAAAGCTAGTAAAAATTACAGAAGCTTATGCTTAAATTATACAAATTCATTAAATAGCTTTATGTTGAGTTTATCCAGATATAAAATCTTGTTTGATTGCTTTTAACTTTGTAGCCAATGCAAAAGAATCTATGAATTAGAGCTATGATTAATGGTGTTTTTTATCTAAAGACACAAATAACTGACCAAAATTAAATATATTTCTTACAAAATATGATATTTATGCAACAAATATGAAAAATTTATTTGAAACTACAAAAAATATAAATTTAAAAAAATCCAACAATGCTCTAATGTCCAAAAATAGCTCTAAATTTCAAAATTAAAAAAATCTCATAGATGCATATTTTAGAAAATAAGCAGATTTTCAAAAATCATATTTATTGGGAATAACTTTATTAATTTTAGTTTATTCGTTGATTTCTATTAACAAATTTTCAAATACTTTTTACATAATGCAAAATGGAGTTATTTCTTTTTGAATTTTATAAATGACAAAAGCTATTCATGATAGTATGTAAAAATCGAAGATGGACTTCAAAAAATATTTTTTTCTAATCAATGAAATGACAAATATTACTCAAAGGGAAAAAGATGAGGAATTCAAATCATTGATAACTTCAAATCCAAATAATGCTGAATTAAATAAATTAAAAGAAATTAGAAATATTATGTTTATTAGATTGGGAGAAAATATCAAGAATGTTGTATCTGTATTGTATGAATATTCTAAAAATAATTTTAAAAATAGAATGGAGTTAAAATAAGATATAGAAGGAAAAGCTAACTTAATAAGAGATATGGTAGAGCAAAGCAACTCACTTTCCTTAAATACTGCTATTGAAGTAGTAGGAGTTAGTGTTGATAGAAAAGTATTTGCTGTTGTTGCAAGAAAAAAGTAATAAGTCTAGCTGAACAAACTGATTCGCAGTTAGAACATATAGAACAAAGCTCTAAAAACATCATATCCGGAGTTGCTTACTTAAACTCATCACTAAAAGAAAGTGCTACAAATATTTTCAGTCTAAGTGTTTAAGCAAATGAACTTATGAAAATTGCTTACGAAGCACAAAGCACAAACAATGAATCAATAAAAATAACTAAAGATGTAAAGATAAAAACAGACCAAACTTTGGAAAATCTAACAAATTTACTAAAAGAGATTGAGAAGTTTTTAATCATAGCAAACGACAATGATAAAATTTCAAAAGAACTTGTTAATATCGCTGAGGTATTAAAAAGTGTTTACACTACACTAAATTCAAATCTAAATAAATTTAAAGTGTGAGTTTAGTTATCTAAACTCACTTAATGCTTTTTGTAAGTCCTCTTTACTGTCTATTCCTATACTTTTGCTACTAACTTCTAGCATAAGTATTTTTTTACCATTTTCCAATGCTCTTAATTGCTCTAATTTCTCCAAGTTTTCAAGCGTTGAATAAGAAAGGTTGCAAAATTCATTCAAGCTTTTAACACTATACCCATAAATTCCAAGATGAGCCTTATAAGTAGCCATTAAATCGGATCTATTAAAAGGAATACAAGAGCGAGAAAAATAAAGAGCATATTCATCTTTATCTGTCACAACTTTTACTAAATTTAAATCATCTACATTTTCTTTATCTATTTTTTTATAACAAGAAAACATAAAAGCATTATTTTGGTTTTTTGCACAAAAAGTTTTAAAATTTCGTATGACATCTGTTTCTATAAATGGCTCATCGGCTTGAACATTAATAATTATCTCATCATCTTTAAGGCCTAAAATCTCGGTAGCTTGTCTTATCCTATCTGTTCCGCTTTGATGATTTAGGTCAGTTAAAACAGCTTTTATGCTGTATTGTTTTGCTATTTGAAGAACTTTTTCATTATCAACAGCAACAACCACATCATCGCACTCACTAACAGCTTTTGCCGTAGCAACAAACATAGGAACCCCGTTTATAGGAGTTATTATTTTTTCAGGAAATCTCGTTGATTTTAGTCTTGCTGGAATAATAATCATTGTTTTATCCAAGATAAAATTTCATCTTTTATATTATCTTTTTCAACTATATTAGGGTGTAAATTCTTAGCATTAAATAGCTTTTTTATGCTTTTTGGAATTTCTTGATCTAGTTTTTTGGCAAGTTTTTTAAGTCCTTGTTTTTCATCTTTGCTTTGCATATCACAAGCTTTTAGCATACTAGGTGCAAATTTTACCCAATGTGCTGTTGATGTTACTATATTTATGCTTTTATTATCTATCATCTTAAAGCAAGTTGCGGTATGTGGGTCTATTGCATAGCCTTTTTTGACCCATTTTTTTATAAATTTCTCACACTCTTTATCAGTGCAAAAATCAGCTACAAAATCCTCTTGCAACTTTGCAAGTTCGCTCTTTTTGAGTTTATAAAATTTGTTTTCACTCAAATCTTTCATAAGCTCTCTTGTTCTAACGGCACCAAATTTGTCAAACAATAATCTTTCTATATTTGAACTAATCAAAATATCCATTGCAGGGCTTATGGTTTTTGCTAATTTTTTATCTCTTAAATCATATTTTCCGGTATTGAAAAATTCTGTCAAAATTTTATTTTTATTTGATGCTATTTTTATTTTTCCTATTTTAGCACCCATTTTTTTTGCATAATAAGCACCCAAAGCATTTCCAAAATTTCCACTCGGAACTATAATATCAATACTTTGATTTTCATCTATAACCTTATCTTTTAAAAGCTTTGTATAAGTATAAGCATGATAAATAATTTGAAACATTATACGACCAAAATTTACAGAGTTTGCCGCACTTAAATTTAAACTCTCTTTTTTAAGTTCAGACTTAAACTCATCATCAGCTAAAAGAGTTTTTAGTGTATTTTGAGCATCATCAAAATCACCTTTTATGCCTATAACTTTTAAATTTTCACCCTTCATACAAACCATCTGAAGTCTTTGAACTTCACTTGTTCCATCAGCTGGATATATGCAAACAACCTTTATATTTTCAGCATTTGCAAATGTGTTTAGTGTCGCAGGTCCTGTGTCCCCGCTAGTAGCACACATAATCAAATATTTTTCATCTTTTTGTTTGGCTAGCGAGCTTAAAACTTCGCCAAATGGAGCAAGTGCCATGTCTTTAAAAGCACGAGTAGGTCCGTGATATAGCTCATTTACATATATATTTTTATCTATTTTTTTGAGTTTAACTGGATTTTTTGGATCATCAAAGCTTCTATATCTTTTTAAGGCTTTTTTAAAAATATCTTTTTCAATGTCAAACTTAAATAATTTTAAAATTTCTAATGCAAATTTTTCATATTTTAATTTAGCCAATTCATTCCAAAGCTCTTGTGAAATATATGGAAATTTTTTTGGTGCATAAAGACCACCATATTTACTACTAGGCGACAATAATGCCTGAGTAAGTTCTACTTTTTTTAGTTTTTCATCTTTTTTTGCTCTTGTTTGAACTAATTTCATACACTACCTTTATATAGTTATATTTATTTTAATTATAAAATTTTTGAGTTTATAAGCTCTTTAAACTCATTACCAAGGACTACCTGAAGCTTTATTAAAGACACATTAAGACCAAAATCTTTAATCTTTACAAAATCCTTATTTGTAACTAAAATAGATGTTGCATTATGCTCTTTGATGATTTTTAACAACTCATCTTTTTTAAAGCTATAATGATCAACAAAATAATAAGATTCTACACATATTTGTTTAAACTCATCGAGCCTATTTGGATTTGCTATAGCTGAAACCAAAACCATTCTTTGGGTTGGATTTATTATCTTTGTATTTTTAAAATAAGAGATATCTTCTTGGGCTATAAAATCAGCAAATTTATAAAAATAAAAAGGATACCTATAAGCCCCGCTAGGTATACAGATATCAAAAAACGGCTCTTGTTTTGGCTTAATGAGAATATTAAATTTTTTTATATGAAATTTACCAAAACCATCATCTAAAAGTATATATTTTGCACCAAGCTCTTTTGCTTTTTGTATAGCAATATCCCTATTTTCACTAACGATAACATTAGCATTTTTGACATTTGTAGCATACTCCATA from the Campylobacter pinnipediorum subsp. pinnipediorum genome contains:
- a CDS encoding nitrous oxide-stimulated promoter family protein; the encoded protein is MTKDKFKSEIQTVTKFIQLYCDDKHKDNKKTQRSISIDFNGEDNVLNIDVCLCDECMQIANYAYERLKRCPHTEKPRCHKCPHPCYELPIWKQMAKIMRYSGMKLGLNKIKRLIFRD
- the nikR gene encoding nickel-responsive transcriptional regulator NikR, which translates into the protein MDEIIRFSVSLPKPLLNELDNRIEEKGYVSRSEFIRDMIREKMVQDSWNNEKNTLIGVLTLIYEHHHSDLVLRMLELQHDADIEIICTTHIHLNHENCLETLVLKGRGKKIKKFCDRIGGLKGVKLCELTKTAVTHS
- a CDS encoding tetraacyldisaccharide 4'-kinase, with the protein product MVFNKLNIWVQRYFYYPNIFDKILSFFLIPITILYAFAVYFKKKFSKEMDFQIPIISIGNITLGGSGKTPLCIAIANEFKDGFIILRGYKRQSSGLICVCINGSILTDVLTSGDEAMEYATNVKNANVIVSENRDIAIQKAKELGAKYILLDDGFGKFHIKKFNILIKPKQEPFFDICIPSGAYRYPFYFYKFADFIAQEDISYFKNTKIINPTQRMVLVSAIANPNRLDEFKQICVESYYFVDHYSFKKDELLKIIKEHNATSILVTNKDFVKIKDFGLNVSLIKLQVVLGNEFKELINSKIL
- the thrC gene encoding threonine synthase produces the protein MKLVQTRAKKDEKLKKVELTQALLSPSSKYGGLYAPKKFPYISQELWNELAKLKYEKFALEILKLFKFDIEKDIFKKALKRYRSFDDPKNPVKLKKIDKNIYVNELYHGPTRAFKDMALAPFGEVLSSLAKQKDEKYLIMCATSGDTGPATLNTFANAENIKVVCIYPADGTSEVQRLQMVCMKGENLKVIGIKGDFDDAQNTLKTLLADDEFKSELKKESLNLSAANSVNFGRIMFQIIYHAYTYTKLLKDKVIDENQSIDIIVPSGNFGNALGAYYAKKMGAKIGKIKIASNKNKILTEFFNTGKYDLRDKKLAKTISPAMDILISSNIERLLFDKFGAVRTRELMKDLSENKFYKLKKSELAKLQEDFVADFCTDKECEKFIKKWVKKGYAIDPHTATCFKMIDNKSINIVTSTAHWVKFAPSMLKACDMQSKDEKQGLKKLAKKLDQEIPKSIKKLFNAKNLHPNIVEKDNIKDEILSWIKQ
- a CDS encoding class I SAM-dependent methyltransferase, yielding MQQDNLEFWKNQALKYKNNIKAVNFDSNSEELEKLFLEKYIPDNKIVCDFGCGNGLNIINLAKQRPKSIFYGIDAVKEMIENANSQIQSLQNIKFLNLSATDNLSDKLQIKFDIIISKRLLINLKGDLKYKAINNIYKCLKQDGMYIMMEAFIEPLEKINKLRAALNLEPIQVHHFNEYLKNEFLDDIKDKFKIKEICDFNSIYYFISRVLNAANSSPNNPSYDSKLNQIALALSKTENLKIDGLSPEIMYIFKKL
- the kdsB gene encoding 3-deoxy-manno-octulosonate cytidylyltransferase, producing MIIIPARLKSTRFPEKIITPINGVPMFVATAKAVSECDDVVVAVDNEKVLQIAKQYSIKAVLTDLNHQSGTDRIRQATEILGLKDDEIIINVQADEPFIETDVIRNFKTFCAKNQNNAFMFSCYKKIDKENVDDLNLVKVVTDKDEYALYFSRSCIPFNRSDLMATYKAHLGIYGYSVKSLNEFCNLSYSTLENLEKLEQLRALENGKKILMLEVSSKSIGIDSKEDLQKALSEFR